CGGCCATCATTTTGACCTGGCTGTTACTTTGTGGTAAGAAATGGCTTTGTTACAAAGATCAACACCACTCATCGATAACTTGTATTTTTGAACAACTGCCAGTCTGGGTATAGTAattaatttctttttttgcttACACCCTCTTTTACAATCTTCAACAGGACGCAATCCATGCAAAGACGATGCCATTAAAATGCTTTTTGTGTCGAACTTTGTTTCCATAATCAGTACTTTTGTACTGATTATGGTAACAAGGTTAAAAATGATTAGGCTAAACAGTGGGAACTATTGATTAAAGAAGAAGTTAGAACTAGCAAACACTTGATGTGACAGAAGCTCAACTATAAGATTTAGTAAATAAACCAGAAGGTTAAAGGATTAGGAAGCAATAGAGATATAAAAACACCTTTTTAATACTTGAAAACTGGCGAATGGAACAGAAGTTTTCTTCACTGATGATATTGGAGGATCATGATTTCTCTGACTGCTTTACGATGCAGACTTTTTCGGATTTGTGAGTATTGTTAAATTTTACTTTTCAGCGCAGGGTAATTGTCCTTTATTTAGAATTTTTGTTGTTCCATCATTGTTATAGTCAGATTCTAGGGGTCTGTTTTTTTTAATCACACATCAAAAGTTACTCCTTTGAGTACCCCTGAGTTCACGGTATGGTTAGTCATTTTTAGAGACTTGAACTGCCAAAGTTAGTGGGGTTCCAGCTATTTATACCTTACtgaacatttttggtttttgacAGTTGTACGAACATCTACCATCTCTACTTTttaatattctatcaataatattgttttgtttCCTATTACTCTTATAACGTCGTCTGATTAAATTTGCTTTTGAGGTTTGAATGTTATCTATGACTTTATGTCTTTCAAAGACAATTCTCCTGCTAGCTGTTTCGGCGAGGATTTTTTTATTCCACTATCCCTCAGATTTTCATTATGATCTGCAAAGCTACTATGAGTTGTTATAGTAGATCGAGGTGTGCTAAGATCAGATTTTCTAGCAATTTGTTTGATTTTCAAACCAAATTTTTCTTTCAACTGATCTCATTTTTAGTGTTGTGATTTGATGTCTaataattctacacatgtaagAACATCAGCTAGACGATTGCCTCTATTTTCCTTGCTTGTTGATTCGGCTTCCTGTTCTATTTAGTCTGttcattaaaaagataaaatctTTGCATGTCGAATTGGGGTGGATTTATTTAATCATCTAGGTTATTATATAGTTAGAGGTGTTTGAGGTTGAAGTCCTAGTAAATGTGCAGCTAATCTGTGTTTGTGGACTAATTATGATTAGTGGTTCTGCCTGCTAGTGGGCTTCTAATGTCTGACATTTTTTCTAAGCGTCTCTATCCATTTTTACGTCTGATTTGTGGTTGTTTTTTGGTTGGTGTATTGTTTAAAGTAGGTCAGAGCGTATTTGAATAAATCAAAAAATAGCTGTCGGTTTACTGCCTCAAACCTTGGTGCCACTGAGTCAGAATGGAATATTTTATTGCCATGATACTTGAATGTGTATAATCCCATTGTTGAAACAATGTTGGGTTTCCATATTACtgttcaatttttttcttttttgtttctaTTTGGGTAGGAAATTCATTCTCAtttctttgtttttgtttttccacAGGTTTATATTATCAAGGAATCTGTAAATTAAATACGCATTAAGATGACTGCACGTCACATTATATTGATTGATCTTTCTGTATAATGTGTCATTGGTAACGGCTTCATCTCTATTGTGATCTTCAAATTTGTTTGTTGTACCTTATTGTTTTGGGCTTGTTCAGACTTGTCATGTCATGACATATTTCATATGATAGTTGAGTGTTCTTGTCAAGACGGTATTTGTGCATGAGTTTAAAGAAAAACATTCTAGCTATAATTACTTTCAGTTTGAGGTGCTAGTAATTTGTTGTCCATTGGGTTTAGTATTGGTCATAAGACTGAATGTCCGCAGGCTTGAGAGTGCATGGGCAAGTTTTTGTATGGATTTTCTCAGCATAGTAGACTATGTCATAGAAGACTGGTTATGTAGCAGACTTTATTTCTGCTATATTGGCTAGATCACCCTTCCAGGGATTCATTGAACTTCCGCCTCTACTCATGTAATATATCTCATTCCTCCAAATGGTCGTCTCCAAAGAGTTATCGACCAGTCAATATACTGGTATTCAATCTCTttattattctctattatttattatttatttatttcaattctCTTGATTAGTCAACTTGTTTGATTGTTTTTGAAGTTATCTTTGTGTTTCAGTGTTATAAAAGCGTCATGTGTAGCAGTAGTAGTCAAACACTCCTCCATTCCTTAGTAGTGGTAATCACACACTCCCCAGTCCTTACTTGGTCCTTATCAGTGGTAGACACACACTCCTTTAGTCCTTATCAGTGGTAGTCACACACTCCTTTAGTCCTTATCAGTGGTAGTCACACACTCCTTTAGTCCTTATCAGTGGTAGTCATACACTCCTTTAGTCCTTAGCGGTGGTAGTCACACACTCCTTTAGTCCTTATCAGTGGTAGTCACACACTCCTTTAGTCCTTAGCGGTGGTAGTCACACACTCCTTTAGTCCTTATCAGTGGTAGTCATACAATCCTTTAGTCCTTACCAGTGGTAGTCACACACTCCTTTAGTCCTTACCAGTTGTAGTCACACACTCGCCAGTCCTTATCAGTGGTAGTCATACACTCCTTTAGTCCTTACCAGTGGTAGTCACACTTTCCACAGAAAGCCATTAGTTCTATCTGCAGTTCCCTCAAACAAAGTGCACAAATTCTGCACATAAAACTACTTATTAGCTGTTAAGTAGTTTTATGTGCAGTTGAGGGTATCTGATTTATGCAATGTCTGCTGCTTAGACAATTTATGACTTATGCAAAGGGATGTATCATTCTGATTGAAGTAAATTTTGTAATATCTAATATTAGGAACCAATAATTTTACTACAACAGTGTTCAAAACTATACAAGAGTTGCTAAAATCACTGtcttttaataaatgttttttatttttccacaAAACTAAGCATACAAATTGATAATTGTGATAGAATTTCGTAGATAATCTAAGCAGCAGACATTGCATGAATCAGATACCCTCAACCGCACATAAAATGACTTAACAGCTGATAAGTAGTTTTATCTGCAGAATTCTTGCACATTGTTTAAGGGAACTGCAGATAAAAATACTCGTAATACATTAACATAGAGATTAATAATCCCTTattgattaaattaaattacCTAATAGTTGAAGAGATTATGTAACAAAATTCTGCTCAATAAAAGCTATTAGAGCAAAAGTGACCAGCTGCATAGCAAAAAACCATTTTTAAGTGAGATAAGTAGTTTTAGCAGCAGAGGGAAGTATTGCCTATTTACGGGCATGCTTGAAATTGGTAACCAGTTCATTTCTGTTAAATGACCTTCAAATAAGTTACATCACACATTCAGTTTGTGGTATTATTACATAAGTCTGAAAAGTGAGTGAATCTCAGCACGAGGTGATATAATCTCCGCTCTTGAGCTATGGTTTCCAAATGGTATCAATGCTGGACAGATAGTGCAGCCAACCAGATGTAATGTATATCTTGCCACGTAAGAGCATTTAGTTTCTCTTCTGCCCTAGCTAAAGCCTATCTACATTGTATGAGAATGTCAGTAAACACCATCAATAGTGAATGCTGGGCAAAATTTGCTACCTTATCTACTAAAATAACATCCTGTCTCTGACAGCATTCTGCTGACATTGCAACATTGTGTCGGGTGAACAATTTTTCTTTCCTGGATTGCGATAAAGCATGACAGTTTTAGTAGAACTATCTATTCACCGGAGTAGTTTGTCAATCTATTGGTCACCTAGAAATGATACGACTGGCTTGTGGTGAGTTTCTACAGCAGGTTTGGAGTCCTATCGAGGTATTTGGCATCCTACTCATTGCTCAAGTCATTTCAAACGTTTCCTTTTCCATGAAAGCATACTTCTGCTCAGCTACACATAGCGATTGACTTGCTGCAGCGGCTAACCTACCAGGGCCATCTGGCTGTCTTTAGGCTAAACCTGTTCCTAAACCAGGTATAGGCAAACTTTTCAGCCCAGGAGCCACCTTgatttttaacatttaacaGGTTGGCCGGGTCAGCACAAAATAGGATAGCCTACATATAATTCAGAGAAAAAACTAATAATACCCAGGTATTATAGGTTTTTCTCTGAGGAGTTATGTATAATTGATTTTTCAAATTGATGGGCATGAAGTGGCTTCTCATCAAAATGCCTGCCTAATAGTTTGATAATGCAGCGTTTTGTCTTCTGTATTATGTTTTTCTATTCTTCTTCATCCATGAACTAAAAGACATTTCCTCATATGTACGCATTGTATAGTACTTTTGAGATAATCGTGTGTTGAGAATTGTACATTTTGTATTATTCTGTGTTATGTTTTCCTTTTGATTTAAAATTCTGTTTTTGGTAAATTTTTCTATAGCTAGTCTGCAACGATATAGGATGCCTCTTCCATACCTGACATGTATCATTTGTATATCAGCTAATACGATTCTGCTGAAGGATTCAATGAAACTCGAAGAAGATCTTTTATCCATGAATGAAAAAACATTTCTGCATCAGTGTTTCATATGTATGCATTGTATAGTACTTTTGAGATGATCGTTGCGTTGAGAGTTGTACTGGTGGTTTGTTTTCGCAGGCAATGGCGTATATATAGTAGTAGTGTCTCCCATTTTCTTTACTTGAGAAAATAGATTTACCCGGTTTTCTGTTGTTGTTTGTATGTAAGTTTTCGCAGACAATTCCAAAGGCTTTTGTTTCTGATGCGATGATAATTTTTCATTCCGCATTTGAGCAGCTTTCCTTAGAAGTAAATCCGGCgattttttagcaattttattaaatgttctTTTACATAGCCAATCACTGAGGGTTTTACATAGCCAATCACTGATGGTTTTACATAGCCAATCACTGATGGTTTTACATAGCCAATCACTGATGGTGTTACATATCGAATCACTGATGGTTTTACATAGCCAATCACTGATGGTTTTACATAGCCAATCATTCATGATTTCACATAGCCAATCACTGATGGTTTTACATAGTCAATCACTGATGGTTTTGCATATCCAATCACTGACGGTTTTACATAGCCAATCACTGATGGTTTTACATAGCCATTCACTGATGGTTTTACATAGTCAAACACTGATGGTTTTGCATATCCAATCACTGACGGTTTTACATAGCCAATCACTGATGGTTTTACATAGTCAATTTCTGATGGTTTTGCATATCCAATCACTGACGGTTTTACATAGCCAATCACTGATGGTTTTACATAGTCAATTTCTGATGGTTTTGCATATCCAATCACTGACGGTTTTACATAGCCATTCCCTGATGGTTTTACATAGTCAATCACTGATGGTTTTGCATATCCAATCACTGACGGTTTCACATAGCCAATCACTGATGGTTTTACATAGTCAATCACTGATGGTTTTGCATGTCCATTCACTGACGGTTGTACATAGCCAATCACTGATGGTTTTACATAGCCATTCACTGATGGTTTTACATAGTCAATCACTGATAGTTCTACATATCCAATCACTGATGATTATACATAGCCAATCACTGATGGTTTTACGTGTTGCTTAAAGAGGGTCTTCtcatttttttcatgtttatcAGCAGATTAAACAATTATCAGCATAAAGCAGTGCGAGTCGATCTATATCCCTTTGAGACCCAAAAGACTGAGTGGATTTCTAAACTTGCAATTATGTTTCTATGACAAAATAACTCATAAAACTAAGCTTTTTTTCTAAATGTATTTTATCGACAGCACTACTCCCTTATAGGACACTGGAACTCGATGACTATAAAAATCGTCTAAAACAATTGTTATAGATGCAACATAAAAGCTAAACATAAAAGCATAAAGCATCAATTTAACATTGCAAGCAAAACTAGCAGGTACTTTTATGAGATAACAAAAAATGATTTCTGCCTGCATTGATACACAAAAAACATTGCATTGTTTGCAGCGAATGCTAGTTTTGTTTTAGCAACCTTCTCGTCTACGAGCACTGTTATTCAACGTCAGGGCTTCTGGTAAATGTTTTGTTCTCTCTCCTCAATCACACTGCCATTTGAAGTAGAACTATCTTTCTGCTAGTTTGTAGCTCTTCATTCCTCGTGTCATCACTATCAGTTTCCTTTGTTACCGATGCTAGTAGTTGTCCTCCCATTACGAAACGATAGTCAAATAGCTTCATGAGCTTGTTTGAAAAGTTAGTTTCTCTGAGTGAACCAGAAGTTATTAACTCTTAAGTctagaaaatgttttattacaCGAATCGGCCATCATTTTGACCTGGCTGTTACTTTGTGGTAAGAAATGGCTTTGTTACAAAGATCAACACCACTCATCGATAACTTGTATTTTTGAACAACTGCCAGTCTGGGTATAGTAATTAATTTCTTTTTTGCTTACATCCTCTTTTAAAATCTTCAACAGGACGCAATCCATGCAAAGACGATGCCATTAAAATGCTTTTTGTGTCGAACTTTGTTTCCATAATCAGTACTTTTGTACTGATTATGGTAACAAGGTTAAAAATGATTAGGTTAAACAGTGGGAACTATTGATTAAAAAAGAAGTTAGAATTAGCAAACACTTGATGTGACAGAAGCTCAACTATAAGATTTAGTAAATAAACCAGAAGGTTAAAGGATTAGGAAGCAATAGAGATATAAAAACACCTTTTTAATACTTGAAAACTGGCGAATGGAACAGAAGTTTTCTTCACTGATGATATTGGAGGATCATGATTTCTCTGACTGCTTTACGATGCAGACTTTTTCGGATTTGTGAGTATTGTTAAATTTTACTTTTCAGCGCAGGTAATTGTCCTTTCTTTAGAATTTTTGTTGTTCCATCATTGTTATAGTCAGATTCTAGGGGTCTGTTTTTCTTTTTATCAGACATCAAAAGTTACTCCTTTGAGTACCCCCAAGTTTACGGTATGGTTGGTCATTTTTAGAGACTTGAACTACCAAAGTTAGTGGGGGTTCCAGCTATTTATAACTCACtgagcatgtttggtttttgACAGTTGTACGAACATCTACCATCTCTACTTTTTAATATTGTATcaataatattgttttgtttACTATTACTCTTATAACGTCGTCTGATTAAATTTACTTTTGAGGTTTGAATGTTATCTATGACTTTATGTCTTTCAAAGACAATTCTCCTGCTAGCTGTTTTGGCGAGGATTTTTTTATTCCACTATCCCTCAGATTTTCATTATGATCTGCAAAGCTACTATGAGTTGTTATAGTAGATCGAGGTCTGCTAAGATCAAATTTTCTAGCAATTTGTTTGATTTTCAAACCAAGTTTTTCTTTCAACTGATctcattttttagtgttgtgaTTTGATGTCTaataattctacacatgtaagAACATCAGCTAGACGATTGCCTCTATTTTCCTTGCTTGTTGATTCGGCTTCCTGTTCTATTTAGTCTGttcattaaaaagataaaatctTTGCATGTCGAATTGGGGTGGATTTATTTAATCATTTAGGTTATTATATAGAGGTGTTTGAGGTTGAAGTCCTAGTACATGTGGAGCTAATCTGTGTTTGTGGACTAAATATGGTTAGTGATTTTAGGCTTCTGGCTGCTAGTGGGCTTCTAATGTCTGACATTTTTTCTAAGCGTCTCTATCCATTTTTGCGTCTGATTTGTGGTTGTTTTGTGGTTGGTGTATTGTTGAAAGTAGGTCAGAGCATATTTGAATAAATCAGAGAATAGCGTTCGGTTTACTGCCTCAAACCTTGGTGCCACTGAGTCAGAATGGAATATTTTATTGCCATGATACCTGAATGTGTATAATCCTATTGTTGAAACAATGTTGGATTTCCATATTGCTGtccaatttttttcttttttgtttctaTTTGGGTAGGAAAATCATTCTCATTTCtttgattttgtttttccaCAGGTTTATATTATCAAGGAATCTGTAAATTAAATACGCATTAAGATGACTGCACGTCACAGTATATTGATTGATCTTTCTGTATAATGTGTCATTGGTAACGGCTTCATCTCTATTGTGATCTTCAAATTTGTTTGTTGTACCTTATTGTTGTGGGCTTGTTCAGAGTTGTCATGTCATGACATATTTCATATGATAGTTGAGTGTTCTTGTCAAGATGGTATTATTTGTGCATGAGTTTAAAGACAATCTTTCTAGCTATTATTACCTTCAGTTTGAGGTGTTAATACTTTGTtgttcattatttttaatgatagAAATCACTTAGCTTTGGGTTTCGTATGGGCCATAAGACTGAATGTCCACAGGCTTGAGAGTGCATGGGCAAGTTGTTGTATGGATTTTCTCAGCATAGTAGACTATGTCATAGAAGACTTGTTATGTAGCAGATTTTATTGTCACCATATTGGCTAGATCATCCCTCCGGGGCATTCATTGAACTTACGTCTCTACTCATCTAATATATCTCATTCTGCAAATTGGTCCTCTCTGAAGAGTCATCGACCAGTCAATATACTGGTATTCAATCTGTTCTTTGTTGTGTCTCGTaggtttttgccattttttgtcATAGTATCCGAGACAAAGTAACGGATATCTGTTCATTCATAGATGATTTACATTATCACAGATGTTGTAAAGAGAAATACAACATAGCAAGGAATGATTTAAGAAATTCGTTATTCGCATCTAGTACAGATGATGAAGATGTTACTAGCTTCAATTCATCTCAGAACAGCAACAAGCCAGACATTTCACAAAATGGTAACGTTATAGACTTGGCACTCCCTTAAAATAGAAATGATTTCTGAGCATTGGAGCATTCCGATTTCGAACATTGGAGAGAATTTCCTTCTTTGATAAGCAGTATTAATTGCTCTTTTTGTTTATGTTCTCTAATAGCATGTAGTATTACtgttaaaaaaaagattaaattTTACATGTTCACACGATACTGAATTCTGATTAGTGACACCCATTTGGTCACCGAATACTCTCCCTTTCATACTACTAATGCATACCCCTAATGCATGTATGTCAGCATCCATAAGAATGTGGTCTTCAACAATAATGCAAACTATCAGATGCATGCAGATACTAACATTTAAGCAAGTGACTACACGCTTATATGCATCTACCcataataacatacatgtaaaaaccTGCATCCACtacaaaaaaaacaagaaattgCAAATACTTATGGTTTACCTGTATGCGATAGTCAACCTTATAGTTATACTTATAGATATATTGATAGTCACCCAAAATACATAGTAATATAATGATAATCACTAGTAAAAGGAAAATAATAGACTCGACTATTGAACTAGGCATGTATAAACCATATTTAATATGCTGCGAATTTATATAGCTAGTTTTCTTGGTTGTAGCATATTgacataccgtaaaacttctatttgagcgccatggtgctgtattttttcaacccttttgcTATAGTGGCGTCATATTAAGGAATATTCTATGGtgaggaaaaaataaaaactttggaGTTGTAAAACAGACTTCGAAACGTTTCAACGATGTCTGCTATTACGTTGTACGCTGTTATTGAAGAATATTCTCATCATTTATCTAGATGTCCTAAAGTTTTCAGGTTAGGTTGTAGACCATCTAATATTCCAATATGAAAGCAATGGGTCGGATTTATACCCTAGTGACTTCGAATCGAATATAGTTATAATGAGTCTGGCAATTGACCTTCTCAGACATGTCATCACTAACACTATGGCAGCTatgacaaaataattaattcttGTTAATGCAACTTAGCCATTATTAGCACCATTTTGTGGGGTGTTTTTATCGATCAACCATCTTTACTATAGGTTCATGATAATCAAACATattgaatgtcaaagtggtggtcaaatagaggggcattcaattaaagggaggcactgtatttttcaacccttgttCTATAGTGGCTAATAAAGGTGGCACTCAAGTAGACGTTTTTCgttaattataaataatataattctgACTCATAGACCAAATAAtgtagaaaaatatatttaaacatattatAGCTGTAATCATTCATCATTCTCATAACTAACTCATTATAGAGTTAATGATGTAGTCATATTGTTGAATGCTGCCAGTAGAGTATATTCCCCATAGCCCACCAGCCCTTCAGGGTCCTTCACTTTAGTGAGGGCCTACAGCACTTCCTGGGTAATGCTGTCAGTTTTAAAGGATGGAATGTTTGCTGGATGATATGATGAGAGACTTATTGTCAGAGATGTAATGTAGGGAATACCAGGGAAAAATTACATTCCAATTTTCCAAAGCCATAAAATGGGTGATATCATGCGTTTTCCAACATGAAAATTTACCAAATGTTACCGTAGTTTGATTGTCCTTTTTCACTCgaaagttaaaaaaaacttcTAAAATGTTTGCAAAACAGGAAATATgtgctttttaaaaattgtgttatTTTTTATGTGTTAATGACACTTTATTGACCGTCTCATTTCTCCGGAGTTGGAGGAAAATGAGATGGCCAATGAGGTTGTGGTTAAAAACTAGAATATTTATCATAACACAGTAAACATGGCCATATCATTTCATAACTAAATTCAACTCTTACgatttcaaaaatttatttcaagtgCAGGTTTTGTCTAACATATTACCATCTACCTTACATATTATATAAGGTGAAATTCTTCCAGATTGACATCAAAATGAAGCATCGTCCCCTTCTTCTGGCTGTACCAATTATGATCAGAGGGTTGGAGAGCACTTTTAGCACTTGCCCAATGTTTATTGTACCCTCATCAGGCTGTTCtggttttttgaaaaaattaggttttttttaatttgttttatgaAAAGATATGATGATGTCAATTGCCTCTATTTCCACAATCTTTCCTATAAAATTGCGGGTCATGGTGCCACAGTTTTCAACTGAGCAATTACAAACCTACCAACACTAATCCAGTTCCAGTTGCATTCTCAAATCCACTGCTGATACTGCCATCTTTGGAACTATCATGCACTAAAAAATCACTTTTGGTCGAGGAGCTGGAGCGGTTTTTTTATCTGACCTGTCAAAATGCACAAAttcttcaaaaattattttaagtgCAGGTTTTGTCTAACATATTACTGTCCACCTGATATATTATATAAGGTGGAATTCTTCCAAAATGAAACATCGTCCCCTTCTTCTGGCATTACCAACTATGATCAAAGAGTCAGAGAGCACTTTTAGCACTTGCCCAATGTTTATTGTACCCTCATCAGACTGTTCTggttttttaaaaaaattaggtttttttcaacttgtttaataaaaaaaatacaatGATGTCAATTGCCTCCATTTCCACAATCTTTCCTATAAAGTTGCGGATCATGGTGCCACAGTTTTCAACTGAGCAATTACAAACCTACCAACACTAATCCAGTTCCAGTTGCATTCTCAGATCCCCTGCTGATACTGCCATCTTCGGAACTAGTATCATGCACTGAAAAATCACTTTTGGTGGAGGAGCTGGAGatttttttaatctgaattcCCTTCAAAATGGTACACAATTGCTCCTGTTTTTTCTGCTTAGTTCGCCGGCTCCTTCCTGCCCTAGGAAGTCACAGACAATGGTTGACAACCCAAGGTTGCCTGAAGGTGCACCTTTCATCATGTGCTCGAGGCAAAATGTATGCTGAAGGCAGAGATTGTCTTGCACCGCTGACACAGCAacacataccctaggacacttatgtattcgcggcatctaactttcgtgtTTTGGCGGcaacatcctctcgcgaaaatttcatgagcaaaactaaactatcataacgaacgagcgaaaacgcaaaaataaatggctttcttcattgatattcacaataaaatcgtcatattagaaatgcaggcaattttcgtgtgtggttggctcattgggcaagttttgctaaactcattatagctaatgcaccgactgagcagcttggcaaaacaaattaagataataaattttttttggaaaagcctagacaaaagaagaagatgatgatattagtttagtcattgaatttgtaactgatgaggatgacagtctggtaggaaaagtcataaaattgaataataactattgtggtgatgaattttattaccaaccaaaagcaataacaacccggtgccatggccaccgcggcaccgcgtgctataaatacttgaattctaatattggtaccaatcagtcactgcggctttgacgtcattgatagtctaggaaacaaatggcagcaagcgatcaaactacattattgatctagcctacacatttctacctgcggttcacaaatacaaactaccgtacttttcggacaattTGTTGTATCTTTGTAAATATTCGCTATAGCCTTAGTTCTTACGTATTGTAGCTAGTCGCTGTTTGCCgacaacatcatttattcacaTAGCTTTGGATATTAGCCTAGACATTTATTACAGTTATCAACGTAGCCTTTGATCGTCATTTTACTCTACATATTATTAGAAGCATCATCGGacatttaattaataaataagaaacgCAGAATAGCAGCACCGCAGAGTCGGACATCTTGTAGAAATGGACTTGTAATGTAGAACCACGTTTTTAAAGCTAACTGTCCCTTTTTGGCTGGCCAGCCCATATTTGTCCCTAATCGATAGTACTACACAATAATACGCCAGGATCGTCTGGTGCTAAAACACATGCTAACAGGTAATTGTCTATATTGAGTTAAAAGCTACCAATTCAACAATTGGATTTAAATAATAGAATCTAATAAGTACTTGAAATTacaacatggtggcagcgagGTGTGCCTACGCCTAGAAGGAAAGACTCtcgttataataatattaactacAGACGTATTGGTTGAGTCATTTGTCAACTAGAGCTGCTGCTCCTCGCATATTTGTTTCTGTTTTGCTTGGCTGTTGTTTGTGAAAACCACAATGGAAGGTTTGAAACCGCCTGGTGAGCTGTCGTTCGAGGGCAATGTGTCGGAAAACTGGAGAAGATGGAGAAGAAGTTTTGAGAACTATTTACGTGCTGTGGACATTGTGCGTGAGCCTGTTGAGGA
The sequence above is drawn from the Watersipora subatra chromosome 5, tzWatSuba1.1, whole genome shotgun sequence genome and encodes:
- the LOC137397241 gene encoding uncharacterized protein, with protein sequence MGWPAKKGQLALKTWFYITSPFLQDVRLCELSVIDYVKPSVNGYVKPSVIGYVQPSVNGHAKPSVIDYVKPSVIGYVKPSVIGYAKPSVIDYVKPSGNGYVKPSVIGYAKPSEIDYVKPSVIGYVKPSVIGYAKPSEIDYVKPSVIGYVKPSVIGYAKPSVFDYVKPSVNGYVKPSVIGYVKPSVIGYAKPSVIDYVKPSVIGYVKS